A genome region from Chitinispirillales bacterium includes the following:
- the tsaB gene encoding tRNA (adenosine(37)-N6)-threonylcarbamoyltransferase complex dimerization subunit type 1 TsaB, producing the protein MIVLGIDTSMSEVSFALVENSEVLAEFCGDLGRNLVDKISGIFTDLLKKANIKASDIRRCGIVAGPGSFTGLRIGIAFAKGFFADSDVQVKSVSSLECIARSSGKIQKVSVFLDARRNEVFFARFNMQNGFMRIFDEKRISFESAIEMCEKTDDVIYSFSGFSDSALKKIPQFFENSFEVEKLAKNRGEVAAKIAAESENLMTIDDVFPNYMQVSYAERQKDEQK; encoded by the coding sequence ATGATAGTTTTGGGTATTGATACTTCAATGAGCGAGGTTTCGTTTGCGCTTGTCGAAAATTCCGAAGTCTTGGCTGAATTTTGCGGTGATTTGGGACGAAATTTGGTTGATAAAATAAGCGGGATATTTACAGATTTACTTAAAAAAGCAAACATAAAAGCAAGCGATATTCGACGCTGCGGAATTGTCGCCGGACCGGGAAGTTTTACGGGATTGCGTATAGGAATCGCTTTTGCCAAAGGTTTTTTTGCCGATTCGGACGTACAGGTCAAATCTGTTTCGTCGCTTGAATGTATCGCAAGAAGTTCGGGAAAAATTCAAAAAGTTTCCGTGTTTCTGGACGCGAGACGAAACGAGGTTTTTTTTGCGAGATTTAACATGCAAAACGGATTTATGCGGATTTTTGACGAAAAGAGAATTTCGTTTGAGTCGGCGATTGAAATGTGCGAAAAAACCGACGACGTTATTTATTCGTTTTCGGGATTTAGCGATAGTGCGCTGAAAAAAATTCCTCAGTTTTTTGAAAATTCTTTTGAAGTGGAAAAACTTGCGAAAAATAGGGGAGAGGTTGCCGCAAAAATCGCCGCCGAAAGCGAAAATTTAATGACAATCG